From a region of the Cucumis sativus cultivar 9930 chromosome 6, Cucumber_9930_V3, whole genome shotgun sequence genome:
- the LOC101222938 gene encoding uncharacterized protein LOC101222938, whose amino-acid sequence MINDHALPSGLVLSHTEAIRSFLTSASIDSQLSDELRQIASDLVSQRNIPYKLLRAIWFATESSTRPDLLRLLAGSEFVFTSPKPREKSEELKARLKKLADVAERKAYQELVKDIAPKKPIDEPFSSYKDQLGFGLHVVLIMFTGYLVGYALFRALFRHDPIMSAAGGILGLVFGMLVETLLFIIRSSNYDNRSSSSSRSKLKKSQ is encoded by the exons ATGATCAACGACCACGCACTTCCCTCAGGTCTTGTTCTGTCTCACACCGAAGCAATTCGCTCCTTTCTCACCTCGGCGTCAATAGATTCACAGCTTTCTGACGAACTCCGGCAGATTGCTTCAGATCTCGTTTCACAACGCAACATTCCGTATAAGCTGCTGAGAGCTATCTGGTTTGCTACGGAATCGTCCACACGGCCGGACTTGCTCCGTCTTTTGGCTGGATCAGAGTTCGTCTTTACAAGCCCTAAACCCAGGGAGAAG AGTGAGGAGTTAAAGGCTAGACTGAAGAAGCTTGCAGATGTAGCAGAGAGGAAGGCCTATCAGGAACTAGTGAAAGATATTGCACCTAAGAAACCAATTGATGAGCCTTTCTCTTCCTACAAGGATCAGCTCGGATTCG GTTTACATGTCGTGTTGATAATGTTTACCGGCTATCTTGTTGGGTATGCTTTATTCCGAGCATTGTTTAGGCATGATCCAATCATG AGTGCCGCTGGAGGTATCCTTGGATTAGTTTTCGGCATGCTCGTAGAAACACTTCTTTTCATCATTCGATCATCCAATTACGATAATCGGTCTTCATCATCTTCCCGTTCTAAGCTGAAGAAGAGTCAGTAG
- the GL3 gene encoding transcription factor EGL1 isoform X1 encodes MACEPGFLRKQLAVAVKSIQWSYAIFWSPSSRQHGVLEWCDGYYNGDIKTRKTVQAEDVHVDNMGLHRSEQLRELYRSLLEGESEQRTKKPPASLSPEDLSDAEWYYLVCMSFFFNQGQGLPGRALADDRTIWLCNAQYAESTVFSRSLLAKSASIQTVVCFPYLGGVIELGVTEQVSEDPSLLQHVKDFLLKFSKPICSKKPSSAAYKDDNGKEPMTAKSDNEIVEVLAMENLYCSTAVKFDGKSVNGIQRKNNEFGIDSLDDFSNGCEQYHPMEDTLRLEGAEGGASRFQSLQFLDDDFSYGFQDSMNPSDCISEALANQEKVSSSPRLKDANNLPLKEHQNPNHTQSGSLDPSSDEDMHYKRTIFTILGSSTQLVGSPLLHNFSNRSNFIPWKKVVAETHTPPMQQRMLKKILFAVPLLSAGSLKGLKDEEQSILKQGNNDSCTKNATLDKLKENEKFMALKSMLPSLNEINKVSILNDTIKYLKMLEARVQELETCMDSLYYEERFRRKYLDMVEQTSDNYDYEKIEGSLKPSTNKRKACEMDETDLKLKNDFPKVGRKLDVKVSMEEHEVLVDMHCPYREYILVDVMDALNDLQLDAYSVQSSDHNGLFSLTLKSKFRGMAAASVGMIKLALLKVVNKS; translated from the exons ATGGCTTG CGAACCTGGGTTTCTCAGAAAGCAGCTTGCTGTTGCTGTCAAGAGCATCCAGTGGAGCTATGCGATTTTCTGGTCACCGTCGTCTAGGCAACATGG GGTGCTGGAATGGTGTGATGGCTACTACAATGGAGACATCAAGACGAGGAAAACAGTTCAAGCTGAGGATGTCCACGTCGATAATATGGGCTTACACAGAAGTGAACAGTTGAGAGAGCTCTACAGATCTCTCTTAGAAGGTGAAAGTGAACAACGAACAAAGAAGCCTCCTGCCTCTTTGTCTCCTGAAGATCTATCTGATGCAGAATGGTATTACTTGGTTTGCATGtcctttttcttcaatcaaGGCCAAGG GTTGCCTGGAAGAGCGTTAGCTGATGATCGAACTATCTGGTTATGCAATGCTCAATATGCAGAGAGTACTGTATTCTCCCGTTCCTTGCTTGCAAAG AGTGCATCAATTCAG ACTGTGGTTTGCTTTCCTTACCTTGGCGGTGTTATAGAACTAGGTGTAACTGAGCAG GTTTCGGAGGATCCTAGTCTTCTTCAACACGTCAAAGATTTTTTACTGAAGTTCTCAAAGCCAATATGCTCTAAGAAACCTTCTTCCGCTGCTTATAAAGATGATAATGGTAAAGAACCAATGACTGCCAAATCTGACAATGAGATTGTTGAAGTTTTGGCAATGGAGAATCTCTACTGCTCAACAGCCGTGAAATTTGACGGGAAGTCAGTAAATGGGattcaaaggaaaaacaatGAGTTTGGCATTGATTCTCTAGatgatttttcaaatggttGTGAACAATATCACCCAATGGAAGATACTTTAAGACTTGAAGGTGCCGAGGGAGGGGCCTCTCGTTTCCAGAGTTTGCAGTTTCTAGATGATGACTTCAGTTACGGTTTTCAAGATTCCATGAATCCTAGTGACTGTATTTCCGAAGCTTTGGCAAATCAGGAGAAAGTCTCATCTTCTCCAAGATTGAAAGATGCCAACAATTTACCTTTGAAAGAACATCAAAACCCGAATCACACTCAATCAGGTTCCTTAGATCCCAGTTCTGACGAAGACATGCACTACAAGAGAACTATCTTCACCATTTTGGGAAGTTCAACTCAATTGGTTGGAAGTCCCCTTCTCCATAATTTCTCAAACAGGTCTAATTTCATACCATGGAAGAAAGTAGTGGCTGAGACACATACGCCCCCCATGCAACAAAGAATGTTAAAGAAGATTTTGTTTGCAGTTCCATTATTGTCAGCTGGTTCTCTAAAAGGCCTCAAGGATGAGGAACAATCGATCTTGAAACAGGGTAACAACGACTCCTGCACGAAAAATGCCACACttgacaaattaaaagaaaatgaaaaatttatggCCCTTAAGTCGATGTTACCTTCACTTAATGAG ATCAACAAAGTATCGATACTCAACGATACAATCAAATATCTGAAGATGCTTGAAGCAAGAGTACAGGAGTTAGAAACTTGCATGGATTCGTTATATTATGAAGAAAGATTCAGAAGGAAATATCTTGACATGGTGGAGCAGACTTCAGATAACTATGACTATGAGAAGATTGAAGGCAGCTTAAAACCTTCAACGAACAAGAGAAAAGCCTGTGAAATGGATGAAACTGACCTGAAGCTGAAGAATGATTTTCCCAAAGTTGGACGTAAGCTAGATGTGAAAGTCAGCATGGAAGAGCATGAAGTTCTCGTTGACATGCACTGTCCATATCGAGAATATATATTGGTCGATGTCATGGATGCTTTGAACGATTTGCAACTGGATGCCTACTCGGTTCAATCTTCTGATCACAATGGTCTTTTCTCCTTGACCCTCAAATCTAAG TTTCGAGGGATGGCGGCTGCATCAGTTGGGATGATCAAACTAGCACTTTTGAAAGTTGTCAACAAGAGCTGA
- the GL3 gene encoding transcription factor EGL1 (The RefSeq protein has 3 substitutions compared to this genomic sequence), which translates to MANGLENCDSEPGFLRKQLAVAVKSIQWSYALFWSPSSRQHGVLEWCDGYYNGDIKTRKTVQAEDVHVDNMGLHRSEQLRELYRSLLEGESEQRTKKPPASLSPEDLSDAEWYYLVCMSFFFNQGQGLPGRALADDRTIWLCNAQYAESTVFSRSLLAKSASIQTVVCFPYLGGVIELGVTEQVSEDPSLLQHVKDFLLKFSRPICSKKPSSAAYKDDNGKEPMTAKSDNEIVEVLAMENLYCSTAVKFDGKSVNGIQRKNNEFGIDSLDDFSNGCEQYHPMEDTLRLEGAEGGASRFQSLQFLDDDFSYGFQDSMNPSDCISEALADQEKVSSSPRLKDANNLPLKEHQNPNHTQSGSLDPSSDEDMHYKRTIFTILGSSTQLVGSPLLHNFSNRSNFIPWKKVVAETHTPPMQQRMLKKILFAVPLLSAGSLKGLKDEEQSILKQGNNDSCTKNATLDKLKENEKFMALKSMLPSLNEINKVSILNDTIKYLKMLEARVQELETCMDSLYYEERFRRKYLDMVEQTSDNYDYEKIEGSLKPSTNKRKACEMDETDLKLKNDFPKVGRKLDVKVSMEEHEVLVDMHCPYREYILVDVMDALNDLQLDAYSVQSSDHNGLFSLTLKSKFRGMAAASVGMIKLALLKVVNKS; encoded by the exons ATGGCTAATGGACTTGAAAACTGTGACAGCGAACCTGGGTTTCTCAGAAAGCAGCTTGCTGTTGCTGTCAAGAGCATCCAGTGGAGCTATGCGATTTTCTGGTCACCGTCGTCTAGGCAACATGG GGTGCTGGAATGGTGTGATGGCTACTACAATGGAGACATCAAGACGAGGAAAACAGTTCAAGCTGAGGATGTCCACGTCGATAATATGGGCTTACACAGAAGTGAACAGTTGAGAGAGCTCTACAGATCTCTCTTAGAAGGTGAAAGTGAACAACGAACAAAGAAGCCTCCTGCCTCTTTGTCTCCTGAAGATCTATCTGATGCAGAATGGTATTACTTGGTTTGCATGtcctttttcttcaatcaaGGCCAAGG GTTGCCTGGAAGAGCGTTAGCTGATGATCGAACTATCTGGTTATGCAATGCTCAATATGCAGAGAGTACTGTATTCTCCCGTTCCTTGCTTGCAAAG AGTGCATCAATTCAG ACTGTGGTTTGCTTTCCTTACCTTGGCGGTGTTATAGAACTAGGTGTAACTGAGCAG GTTTCGGAGGATCCTAGTCTTCTTCAACACGTCAAAGATTTTTTACTGAAGTTCTCAAAGCCAATATGCTCTAAGAAACCTTCTTCCGCTGCTTATAAAGATGATAATGGTAAAGAACCAATGACTGCCAAATCTGACAATGAGATTGTTGAAGTTTTGGCAATGGAGAATCTCTACTGCTCAACAGCCGTGAAATTTGACGGGAAGTCAGTAAATGGGattcaaaggaaaaacaatGAGTTTGGCATTGATTCTCTAGatgatttttcaaatggttGTGAACAATATCACCCAATGGAAGATACTTTAAGACTTGAAGGTGCCGAGGGAGGGGCCTCTCGTTTCCAGAGTTTGCAGTTTCTAGATGATGACTTCAGTTACGGTTTTCAAGATTCCATGAATCCTAGTGACTGTATTTCCGAAGCTTTGGCAAATCAGGAGAAAGTCTCATCTTCTCCAAGATTGAAAGATGCCAACAATTTACCTTTGAAAGAACATCAAAACCCGAATCACACTCAATCAGGTTCCTTAGATCCCAGTTCTGACGAAGACATGCACTACAAGAGAACTATCTTCACCATTTTGGGAAGTTCAACTCAATTGGTTGGAAGTCCCCTTCTCCATAATTTCTCAAACAGGTCTAATTTCATACCATGGAAGAAAGTAGTGGCTGAGACACATACGCCCCCCATGCAACAAAGAATGTTAAAGAAGATTTTGTTTGCAGTTCCATTATTGTCAGCTGGTTCTCTAAAAGGCCTCAAGGATGAGGAACAATCGATCTTGAAACAGGGTAACAACGACTCCTGCACGAAAAATGCCACACttgacaaattaaaagaaaatgaaaaatttatggCCCTTAAGTCGATGTTACCTTCACTTAATGAG ATCAACAAAGTATCGATACTCAACGATACAATCAAATATCTGAAGATGCTTGAAGCAAGAGTACAGGAGTTAGAAACTTGCATGGATTCGTTATATTATGAAGAAAGATTCAGAAGGAAATATCTTGACATGGTGGAGCAGACTTCAGATAACTATGACTATGAGAAGATTGAAGGCAGCTTAAAACCTTCAACGAACAAGAGAAAAGCCTGTGAAATGGATGAAACTGACCTGAAGCTGAAGAATGATTTTCCCAAAGTTGGACGTAAGCTAGATGTGAAAGTCAGCATGGAAGAGCATGAAGTTCTCGTTGACATGCACTGTCCATATCGAGAATATATATTGGTCGATGTCATGGATGCTTTGAACGATTTGCAACTGGATGCCTACTCGGTTCAATCTTCTGATCACAATGGTCTTTTCTCCTTGACCCTCAAATCTAAG TTTCGAGGGATGGCGGCTGCATCAGTTGGGATGATCAAACTAGCACTTTTGAAAGTTGTCAACAAGAGCTGA